The following proteins are encoded in a genomic region of Tenacibaculum sp. 190524A05c:
- a CDS encoding DUF2147 domain-containing protein produces MKIIFTSFFLLLSLYVNGQSIIGQWETYDDKTKEKKATIEIYESNNQYFAKIIESYVSDKDAICFTCKGKQKNKPIIGLVIIENLIQDKNEFKGGTILDPENGKTYKCYLKLMSINKLKVRGYLGVSIFGRTQYWTRKKSK; encoded by the coding sequence ATGAAAATTATATTCACTTCATTCTTTCTATTGCTATCACTATATGTAAACGGACAATCCATTATTGGACAATGGGAAACCTATGATGATAAAACAAAAGAGAAAAAAGCAACGATTGAAATTTATGAAAGTAACAATCAGTACTTCGCTAAAATAATTGAGAGTTATGTTAGTGATAAAGACGCCATATGTTTCACTTGTAAAGGAAAACAGAAGAACAAACCTATTATTGGATTGGTAATTATTGAAAACTTAATACAAGATAAAAATGAATTTAAAGGTGGAACTATATTAGATCCAGAAAATGGAAAAACCTACAAATGTTATCTTAAATTAATGAGCATAAATAAGCTCAAAGTACGAGGATATTTAGGTGTATCTATTTTTGGAAGAACACAATATTGGACTAGGAAGAAATCAAAGTAA
- a CDS encoding VPS10 domain-containing protein, producing MISFLFSQRKVSQQNSYLKTLKIVVICIFLFPVTHQAQKRKKKNNKPEIQLTDSLFHGLKWRNIGPFRGGRSVASSGVIGQPLTYYMGSTGGGVYKTTDAGITWKNISDKFFKTGSVGAIAVSESDTNIVLVGMGEHAARGVMTSMGNGVYKSMDAGKTWTHLGLEKTRHISDVIIHPKNSDIIYVAAQGAQYAPTEERGIYKTIDGGKTWERILYTNTTTGASSLSMDMTNPRILYASMWEHRRYPWIIESGGKHSALYKSIDAGETWTKLATGLPKEFGKSGISVSRANPERVFAVIEAEGKKGGVYRSDDGGKKWRQVNGNRINIARSWYYMEIFADPQNENVVYVLNAPVMKSIDGGKTFSNIPVPHGDNHHLWINPYDNSNLINSNDGGANISFNGGKSWSTQQNQSTAQFYRVITDNLVPYNVYGGQQDNSAIAIASRTNDAGIDWKDWYSVAGGESAFIAFDPDNPETVYGGTYQGNISKWTKSSREQKAIKEYPELGLSIAPKDSKYRYNWNAPIISSPHNRKTIYHGGNVVFKTTDGGINWTTVSPDLTKNEKDKHGPGGGPYTNEAAGGENYNTLTALVESQHEEGVLYAGSDDGLLHITRNGGANWENITPKEIKDGIINSIDISEHNPAVAYVVVMRYKSLDLNSYVFKTNNYGKTWTKIVNGLDDPNGFVRVVRADKKRKGLLYAGTETGLYISNDDGKNWQRLHLNLPIVAINDLTIQDNDLVAATSGRGFWILDDLGVLQNMTKEKKSVEIFKPKDSYRIFGGVSKAVGQGQNPKSGVTFDYYLNQNADTLDLKLEVLQDSKVIRTYTNKKPKGFKSWPGGPSKPQILPSKKGYNRFTWDFNREAIPAIDKVFVFGGLSGSSVAPGNYILRLTLDGTTVETQAKILPNPAIKSTPKDFTEQQNMLVQIETTLKDMHTSVNQMRSAKSQLNSYNKLLKGNDTAKELLKKGDELKKRINTWEENLIQEKQKTFQDVINFNNKLNSQLIQLSSYIDQADPKVTRGAKERFQDLMQDWQVYKNERDAIINTEMKAYNELYKSLNIPALILDK from the coding sequence ATGATCAGCTTCTTATTCTCTCAACGCAAGGTAAGCCAACAAAATTCTTATCTAAAAACACTAAAAATAGTTGTAATCTGTATCTTTTTATTTCCTGTAACTCATCAGGCTCAAAAAAGAAAAAAGAAAAACAACAAACCTGAAATTCAACTTACCGATTCTTTATTCCACGGATTAAAATGGAGAAATATTGGTCCTTTTAGAGGAGGACGAAGTGTTGCTTCTTCTGGAGTTATTGGACAGCCACTCACCTATTATATGGGTTCTACTGGTGGTGGAGTTTATAAAACAACAGATGCTGGAATTACTTGGAAAAATATTTCTGATAAATTCTTTAAAACAGGATCGGTTGGAGCAATTGCAGTTTCAGAAAGTGATACTAATATTGTACTTGTTGGAATGGGAGAACACGCTGCTCGTGGTGTTATGACATCTATGGGTAATGGAGTTTATAAATCCATGGATGCAGGAAAAACTTGGACTCATTTAGGACTAGAAAAAACCAGACATATTTCTGATGTAATTATTCATCCTAAGAATTCAGATATCATATATGTCGCTGCTCAAGGTGCTCAATATGCACCAACAGAAGAAAGAGGTATTTATAAAACAATTGATGGAGGAAAAACTTGGGAAAGAATTTTATATACAAATACTACAACAGGTGCGTCTTCTTTATCTATGGATATGACAAATCCAAGAATTTTATATGCGTCGATGTGGGAACACAGAAGATATCCTTGGATTATAGAATCTGGAGGAAAACATTCTGCTCTTTATAAATCAATTGATGCCGGTGAAACTTGGACCAAACTAGCTACTGGATTACCAAAAGAATTTGGAAAATCAGGAATTTCTGTTTCTCGAGCAAACCCAGAAAGAGTTTTTGCTGTTATCGAGGCGGAAGGAAAAAAAGGTGGAGTGTATCGATCAGATGATGGAGGAAAAAAATGGAGACAAGTAAATGGTAATCGCATTAATATTGCGAGATCTTGGTATTACATGGAAATCTTTGCTGATCCACAAAATGAAAATGTTGTCTATGTTTTAAATGCTCCAGTAATGAAATCTATTGACGGCGGAAAAACATTTTCAAATATTCCTGTTCCTCATGGAGACAATCATCATTTATGGATTAATCCTTATGATAATTCAAACCTCATCAATTCAAATGATGGTGGTGCAAATATTTCTTTCAACGGAGGAAAAAGTTGGAGTACACAGCAAAATCAATCTACAGCTCAATTCTATAGAGTAATTACAGATAATTTAGTTCCGTATAATGTATATGGTGGACAACAAGATAATTCTGCAATTGCCATTGCAAGTAGAACCAATGATGCTGGAATTGATTGGAAGGATTGGTATTCTGTTGCTGGTGGAGAAAGTGCATTTATTGCTTTTGATCCAGATAATCCTGAAACTGTTTATGGAGGAACGTATCAAGGAAATATTAGCAAATGGACAAAATCTTCTAGAGAACAAAAAGCCATTAAAGAATATCCAGAACTAGGATTAAGTATTGCTCCTAAAGATTCAAAATATAGATACAATTGGAATGCGCCAATTATTTCATCTCCACATAATAGAAAAACAATATACCATGGAGGAAATGTTGTTTTTAAAACTACTGATGGTGGAATCAATTGGACAACTGTGAGTCCGGATTTAACTAAAAATGAAAAAGACAAACACGGTCCAGGTGGTGGACCGTATACGAATGAAGCAGCTGGTGGAGAAAATTATAATACATTAACTGCTTTAGTTGAATCTCAACATGAAGAAGGTGTTTTATATGCTGGAAGTGATGACGGCCTTTTACATATTACAAGAAATGGAGGAGCCAATTGGGAAAATATTACTCCTAAAGAAATTAAGGACGGAATTATAAATAGCATTGATATCTCTGAACATAATCCCGCGGTTGCTTACGTAGTGGTAATGAGATACAAATCTTTAGATTTAAATTCTTATGTTTTTAAAACTAACAACTACGGAAAAACTTGGACTAAAATTGTAAATGGATTAGATGATCCGAATGGTTTTGTAAGAGTTGTTCGTGCTGATAAAAAGCGAAAAGGATTATTATATGCAGGAACCGAAACTGGTTTATATATTTCAAATGATGATGGAAAAAATTGGCAACGTCTACATTTGAATTTACCAATCGTTGCAATTAACGATCTTACCATTCAAGATAATGATTTAGTAGCAGCAACATCTGGTAGAGGGTTTTGGATTTTAGACGATTTAGGTGTATTACAAAATATGACGAAAGAAAAAAAATCAGTTGAAATTTTTAAACCAAAAGATAGTTACAGAATATTCGGAGGAGTTTCAAAAGCTGTTGGACAAGGACAGAATCCGAAAAGTGGAGTTACTTTCGATTATTATTTAAATCAAAATGCTGATACTTTAGATTTAAAGTTAGAAGTTTTACAAGACTCGAAAGTTATAAGAACATACACTAATAAAAAACCAAAAGGATTTAAATCTTGGCCAGGAGGACCATCGAAACCTCAAATATTACCTTCTAAAAAAGGATATAATAGATTTACTTGGGATTTTAATAGAGAAGCAATTCCAGCGATCGATAAAGTTTTTGTTTTTGGAGGACTTTCAGGTTCTAGTGTTGCTCCAGGAAACTATATCTTAAGATTGACTTTAGATGGAACAACTGTAGAAACTCAAGCTAAAATTTTACCAAATCCAGCCATCAAATCAACTCCCAAAGATTTTACAGAACAGCAAAATATGTTAGTGCAAATTGAAACTACTTTAAAGGACATGCATACATCTGTAAATCAAATGAGATCGGCGAAGTCACAATTAAATTCGTATAATAAATTATTGAAAGGAAATGATACTGCTAAAGAGCTTCTAAAAAAAGGAGATGAATTGAAAAAACGAATTAACACTTGGGAAGAAAATTTAATTCAAGAAAAACAAAAAACCTTTCAGGATGTGATTAATTTCAATAATAAATTGAATTCACAACTTATTCAACTTTCAAGTTATATTGATCAAGCAGATCCTAAAGTTACTCGTGGAGCTAAAGAACGATTTCAAGATTTAATGCAAGATTGGCAAGTATATAAAAATGAAAGAGATGCTATTATCAATACAGAAATGAAAGCATATAATGAGTTATACAAATCTTTAAATATTCCTGCTTTAATTTTAGACAAATAA
- a CDS encoding AraC family transcriptional regulator, whose amino-acid sequence MPRTIFENMVIQKFVDKTSIGFCQYTAIRFFEILFIEKGNGKLNINGHNITYGDNQIFVFIPNDKYNFEIETPTTVTAIKFLNNFFTNFSSDDDVVQQKEWFKKIETILYSTNRVNNIKLSSETERNSLLALFTVIFNEFTNNELKNELILKATLQSILHIISRNVNHEVLQSESSKIQQIINYIHYNIHNAALISNQAIASEFNISKNYIGQFFKKQMGMSIKKYILNHKLKLAETRLKYTDYTLSEIALELGFTDSSHLDKTFISYKGVTASNYKLQLK is encoded by the coding sequence ATGCCTCGCACGATTTTCGAAAATATGGTAATTCAAAAGTTTGTAGATAAAACTTCAATTGGGTTTTGTCAATATACTGCAATTCGCTTTTTTGAAATTCTGTTTATTGAAAAAGGAAATGGCAAACTAAATATTAACGGTCATAATATTACTTACGGAGATAATCAAATATTTGTTTTTATTCCAAACGATAAATACAACTTTGAAATTGAAACTCCTACTACAGTTACGGCAATTAAATTTTTAAATAATTTCTTTACTAACTTTTCTAGCGATGACGATGTTGTTCAACAAAAAGAATGGTTTAAAAAAATTGAAACTATTCTATATAGCACCAATAGAGTCAATAATATTAAATTGAGTTCTGAAACAGAACGTAATAGCTTATTAGCGTTATTCACAGTTATTTTTAATGAGTTTACTAATAATGAACTTAAAAATGAGTTGATTTTAAAGGCTACTCTTCAATCTATACTTCATATTATTTCTCGCAATGTAAATCACGAAGTATTGCAATCTGAATCCTCAAAAATTCAACAAATCATAAACTATATTCATTATAATATTCATAATGCTGCATTAATTTCAAATCAAGCTATTGCTTCAGAATTTAATATTTCTAAAAATTACATCGGCCAGTTTTTTAAAAAACAAATGGGAATGTCAATTAAAAAATACATTCTCAATCATAAATTAAAATTAGCTGAAACTCGTTTAAAATATACAGATTACACTCTTTCTGAAATTGCCTTAGAACTTGGTTTTACTGATAGTAGCCACCTCGACAAAACCTTTATTTCTTACAAAGGAGTAACAGCTAGCAATTACAAACTACAGTTAAAATAA